CGCCAGCAAGGCGGCCGTGGAAAAGGTCAAGGCCGCCGGCGGGACCGTGGAGGTCTGACCCCGGTGCTCGGCGGATTCCAGAACATCGCCCGCGTACCCGAGCTCAAGCGCCGGATTCTCTTCACGGCGCTGATGCTGGTCGTGTACCGGATCGGGATTCACGTTCCGACGCCCGGAATCAACAATGTCGCCCTGAAGGCGGTGTTCGAGAGCCAGGCGGGAACCCTCTTCGGCATGATCGACATGTTCTCGGGAGGTGCGCTCGCGCGCTTCTCCATCTTCACGCTCGGGATCATGCCGTACATCAGCGCCTCGATCATCCTGCAGCTCCTTACGGTCGTGATCCCCCAGCTGGAGAAGCTTTCGAAGGAAGGGGAGCTCGGGCGGAAGAAGATCACGCAGTACACGCGGTACGGAACCGTGGTCCTGTCGATCATCCAGGGAATGGGGATCGCCGTCGGGCTCGAAAGCGTCGCCGCGGGGGGCGCCGGCTCGGTCGTCTACAACCCGGGGTGGTCGTTCCGCCTCATGACGGTGCTCACCCTCACCTCCGGCACCGCGTTCCTGATGTGGCTCGGGGAGCAGATCACGGAGCGGGGGATCGGGAACGGGATCTCCCTCATCATCTTCGCCGGGATCGTGGCCCGGTTCCCGAGCGGACTCGTACGCTCCGTGGAACTCGTCCGGACCGGCGAAATCGCGATCTTCTGGGCGCTGATCCTGCTGGCGCTGATGGTCGCCGTCGTCGGCGTGATCATCTTCTTCGAGCGGGCCCACCGCAGGATCCCCGTGCAATACGCCCGGCGGATCGTCGGCCGAAGGGTGTACGGAGGGCAGAGCACCCACCTTCCCCTCAAGGTGAACACGGCCGGGGTCATCCCGCCGATCTTCGCGTCGTCGATCCTGCTCTTCCCGGCGACGATCGCGAATTTCATCAAGCACCCGGTGACCCAGTCGGTCTCCAACGCGCTGACGCCGGGCAGCGTCGCGTACGAA
This sequence is a window from Deltaproteobacteria bacterium. Protein-coding genes within it:
- the secY gene encoding preprotein translocase subunit SecY, which translates into the protein MLGGFQNIARVPELKRRILFTALMLVVYRIGIHVPTPGINNVALKAVFESQAGTLFGMIDMFSGGALARFSIFTLGIMPYISASIILQLLTVVIPQLEKLSKEGELGRKKITQYTRYGTVVLSIIQGMGIAVGLESVAAGGAGSVVYNPGWSFRLMTVLTLTSGTAFLMWLGEQITERGIGNGISLIIFAGIVARFPSGLVRSVELVRTGEIAIFWALILLALMVAVVGVIIFFERAHRRIPVQYARRIVGRRVYGGQSTHLPLKVNTAGVIPPIFASSILLFPATIANFIKHPVTQSVSNALTPGSVAYE